Proteins encoded within one genomic window of Lysinibacillus sphaericus:
- a CDS encoding GNAT family N-acetyltransferase, which produces MNISVITVSFPLDGETLNELKILCEEATLNDYRVYETIMNIPSAGSFESKGFMVLAYEDDNDVLVGAASAIDLMGLHTYEWSLVVTPAYRQKGIGTALVNVLQAGLEERGAEGQLAVVIDGSPYGHTFIEKFGYSYSFSEATLETKAEPVELRDDIQIAPYAGEQTELIAIYSDAFGDLPSESEELIDFNTSTHGRKLWVAHKDGHVVGTVTTAEENEIQWVTALAVHPQYQGQGIGTALLSFSKDYASKQSAKFVMLDVEIENRKALSVYEKAGFMKAQQLDYYVKN; this is translated from the coding sequence ATGAACATTTCAGTGATTACAGTGTCATTCCCTTTGGATGGGGAAACATTGAATGAATTAAAAATATTATGTGAAGAAGCAACTTTAAACGATTATCGTGTATATGAAACGATTATGAATATACCATCGGCAGGTTCTTTTGAATCGAAAGGTTTTATGGTGCTTGCTTATGAAGATGACAATGATGTATTAGTAGGTGCTGCAAGTGCCATTGATTTGATGGGGCTGCATACGTATGAATGGTCGTTAGTAGTGACACCAGCTTATCGCCAAAAAGGAATTGGAACAGCTTTAGTCAATGTGTTACAAGCTGGACTAGAAGAGCGAGGAGCAGAAGGTCAGTTAGCAGTTGTTATTGATGGCTCTCCTTACGGGCATACATTTATCGAAAAGTTTGGCTATTCATACAGTTTTTCAGAAGCAACATTGGAAACGAAAGCAGAGCCAGTTGAACTTCGAGATGATATTCAAATTGCCCCATACGCTGGGGAGCAGACTGAACTAATCGCTATATATAGTGATGCGTTTGGGGATTTGCCATCAGAATCGGAGGAGCTAATCGATTTTAATACGTCAACGCATGGCCGAAAACTATGGGTGGCACATAAAGATGGTCACGTTGTAGGTACGGTGACCACAGCAGAAGAAAATGAAATTCAATGGGTGACAGCACTTGCAGTTCATCCTCAGTATCAAGGGCAAGGAATCGGTACAGCTTTATTATCCTTTTCAAAAGACTATGCTAGTAAACAAAGCGCTAAATTTGTTATGCTTGATGTAGAAATCGAGAATAGAAAAGCTCTTTCTGTTTATGAGAAGGCAGGCTTTATGAAAGCACAGCAACTAGACTATTATGTGAAAAATTAA
- a CDS encoding transposase translates to MGNKRYSSDFKLELVKQYRLGTAVSKLSSEYGISEVTIYKWIKLYTPVDGVTDMTKAEVLTVQKENERLKQEVDILKKAITIFAAN, encoded by the coding sequence ATGGGGAATAAACGATATTCATCTGACTTTAAATTAGAGCTTGTAAAACAATATCGCCTCGGCACCGCTGTCAGTAAATTATCAAGCGAATATGGTATATCTGAAGTAACCATTTATAAATGGATAAAGTTATATACACCAGTTGATGGTGTCACCGACATGACGAAGGCAGAAGTATTAACCGTTCAAAAAGAAAACGAACGATTAAAACAAGAGGTCGATATATTAAAAAAGGCTATTACCATATTCGCAGCCAATTAG
- a CDS encoding amidase domain-containing protein: protein MAKMYNRQAAVQYANLWWNSRNPAFPNFDVDCTNYISQCLLAGGAPMRGAPNRERGWWIQQGNWSFSWSVAHSLRWYLEGSKTGLKATRVQTAEQLDIGDVIFYDFQGDGRIDHSVIVTSIQNGIPYVNAHTSDSINRAYFYQDSTAYTPNMTYYFYHIDDSFA from the coding sequence GTGGCCAAAATGTATAACAGACAGGCAGCTGTACAATATGCGAATTTATGGTGGAATAGTCGTAATCCGGCATTTCCGAATTTTGATGTCGATTGTACGAATTATATTTCACAGTGCTTACTTGCTGGAGGAGCACCGATGCGAGGGGCACCAAATAGGGAAAGAGGCTGGTGGATTCAGCAAGGAAACTGGAGCTTTAGCTGGTCCGTGGCACATTCTCTAAGATGGTATTTAGAGGGCTCAAAAACGGGTTTAAAGGCAACACGCGTGCAAACGGCAGAACAATTAGACATTGGGGACGTTATATTTTATGATTTTCAAGGAGATGGCAGAATTGATCATTCGGTCATTGTTACGAGTATTCAAAATGGAATTCCCTATGTCAATGCACATACATCAGATAGTATTAATAGGGCTTATTTTTATCAGGATTCTACGGCGTATACCCCAAATATGACCTATTATTTTTATCATATAGATGATAGTTTTGCTTAG
- a CDS encoding TetR/AcrR family transcriptional regulator: MKNNEEQIDLRIRRTHKLLWQALYELMTDCKQKYTSITINQICDRAMVHRTTFYKHFEDKNDLLKVGLQQLGEEIAKIPIHDRVTKPFTVIEQLLDHPVLGGILAVQMGDSQFIEYINTLNVNNQMEERNEMYQLFKDSSIPKELVITFYAGAIEKLTMWWLENRESVTAEDMDYYFHKMINQNVFNLK; this comes from the coding sequence ATGAAAAATAATGAAGAACAAATTGATTTGAGGATTAGACGCACACATAAATTATTATGGCAGGCATTGTATGAACTGATGACGGACTGTAAACAAAAATATACTTCAATTACAATCAATCAAATATGTGACCGTGCTATGGTGCATCGTACAACCTTTTACAAACACTTTGAAGATAAAAATGATTTATTAAAAGTTGGACTTCAACAATTAGGGGAAGAAATAGCAAAAATACCTATTCATGATCGAGTAACAAAGCCTTTTACAGTGATTGAACAGCTATTAGATCATCCAGTGTTAGGGGGAATTTTAGCCGTACAAATGGGGGATAGCCAATTTATAGAATACATAAACACACTGAATGTAAATAATCAAATGGAAGAGAGAAATGAAATGTATCAACTTTTCAAGGATTCTTCGATTCCAAAAGAATTAGTCATAACGTTTTATGCAGGGGCCATTGAAAAATTAACTATGTGGTGGCTGGAGAATAGAGAAAGTGTAACTGCTGAAGATATGGATTATTATTTTCATAAAATGATTAATCAAAATGTATTTAATTTAAAATAA
- a CDS encoding zinc-dependent alcohol dehydrogenase family protein, with translation MKALVFAGPGKKELREVDKPRVVKDSDAVVRLVKTTICGTDLHILGGDVPAVKEGTILGHEGIGIVEEVGAGVSNFKVGDKVIISCVTSCGKCHYCKKSLYAHCEDGGWILGHLINGTQAEYVHIPHADNSLYHIPKGISDDAAVMISDILPTGLEIGVLNGQVSPGDVVAIVGAGPIGMSALLTSQFYSPSKIIMIDLDDNRLQESKKFGATETINSRDAQAAIDKIFDMTDGRGVDVAIEAVGYPATFDICQRILSPGGRLANVGVHGKPVDLQLQDLWIRNVTISTGLVSTSTTPMLIKTLETGKIKPERLATHRYKFDDMMEAYETFANAADEHALKIIIDFQ, from the coding sequence ATGAAAGCGCTAGTATTTGCAGGACCAGGTAAAAAGGAATTACGTGAAGTAGACAAACCTCGTGTAGTGAAAGATAGCGATGCAGTGGTGCGTCTTGTGAAAACAACTATTTGTGGTACGGATTTGCATATTTTAGGTGGCGATGTACCTGCTGTTAAAGAGGGGACAATTTTAGGTCACGAAGGTATTGGAATTGTTGAAGAGGTAGGGGCAGGCGTATCAAACTTTAAAGTAGGCGATAAAGTAATTATTTCATGCGTGACGTCATGTGGTAAATGCCACTATTGTAAAAAATCTTTATATGCTCATTGTGAAGATGGCGGCTGGATTTTAGGTCATTTAATCAATGGAACACAAGCAGAGTATGTTCATATTCCACATGCTGATAACTCTCTATACCACATTCCAAAAGGAATATCCGATGATGCTGCTGTTATGATTTCTGATATTTTACCAACGGGTTTGGAAATTGGCGTATTAAATGGACAAGTGTCACCAGGTGATGTAGTAGCTATCGTAGGTGCAGGTCCAATTGGAATGTCTGCACTATTAACTTCGCAATTTTACTCTCCTTCAAAAATTATAATGATTGATCTCGATGATAATCGTTTACAAGAATCCAAGAAATTTGGTGCTACAGAGACAATCAATTCACGTGATGCTCAAGCTGCAATCGATAAAATATTTGACATGACAGATGGTCGTGGAGTTGACGTAGCAATTGAAGCTGTAGGTTACCCTGCAACATTCGATATTTGCCAGCGAATTTTATCACCAGGAGGTCGTTTAGCTAATGTTGGTGTTCATGGTAAACCTGTCGATTTGCAATTACAAGATTTATGGATTCGCAACGTGACAATTTCCACAGGTTTAGTATCGACAAGCACAACACCGATGCTAATAAAAACGTTAGAAACAGGGAAGATTAAGCCAGAAAGGTTAGCTACACATCGCTATAAATTTGACGACATGATGGAAGCTTACGAAACTTTTGCTAATGCGGCGGATGAGCATGCATTAAAAATCATTATAGATTTTCAATAA
- a CDS encoding dipeptidase yields MTQLQTLNAYFAEHREAHLNELNEFLRIPSISSLSEHKGDIQHAAEWLADAFKKLNLENISITQTAGHPVVYADWLHAEGKPTILFYGHYDVQPVDPLHLWDSEPFNPTIRDNKLFARGASDDKGQVFMHLKMIEALFATTGTLPVNVKFIYEGEEEIGSPHLPAFVEEHKEKLAADLILISDTGLYGPGKPAVCYGLRGLTGVQIDVRGAKGDLHSGLYGGGVQNAIHALAEILASFRDEHGTIQVEGFYDKVLPLTGEEREAYRALGFDEDSVKEEVGVSELFGEAGYSYLERTWARPTLEVNGVFGGFSGEGIKTVLPAEAGAKITCRLVPNQEPEEIVALLKAHIDKHKPAGVDVTISEFDKGRPFLTPFDHPFIQAAGRSYEKVYNVPTAYTRGGGSIPIVAAFDEILDLPVVLMGFGLSSENFHAPNEHFHLENFDKGLRVLGDYLYEVAALSQS; encoded by the coding sequence ATGACGCAATTACAGACATTAAATGCTTATTTTGCTGAACATCGTGAGGCGCACTTAAATGAATTAAATGAATTTTTACGTATTCCAAGTATTAGTTCATTATCTGAGCATAAAGGCGATATTCAGCATGCCGCAGAGTGGCTAGCTGATGCCTTCAAGAAACTCAACTTAGAAAACATTTCTATCACTCAAACTGCTGGTCACCCTGTTGTTTATGCTGACTGGTTACATGCAGAAGGCAAACCAACTATTCTATTTTACGGTCACTACGATGTACAGCCAGTTGATCCATTACATCTATGGGATAGCGAACCGTTCAACCCTACAATCCGTGATAACAAATTATTTGCACGTGGCGCAAGTGATGATAAAGGTCAAGTGTTTATGCACTTAAAAATGATCGAAGCACTATTTGCAACGACTGGTACTTTGCCAGTGAACGTAAAATTCATCTATGAAGGTGAAGAAGAAATCGGTAGCCCTCATCTGCCTGCCTTTGTTGAAGAACATAAAGAAAAATTAGCAGCCGATTTAATTTTGATTTCAGATACAGGTCTTTATGGTCCTGGTAAACCAGCAGTATGCTATGGCTTACGCGGTCTTACAGGCGTACAAATTGACGTGCGTGGCGCAAAAGGCGATTTACATTCAGGCCTATACGGTGGCGGTGTACAAAATGCCATTCATGCACTAGCAGAAATTTTAGCATCCTTCCGCGATGAACACGGTACAATCCAAGTAGAAGGTTTCTACGATAAAGTATTACCATTAACGGGAGAAGAACGTGAAGCTTATCGAGCACTAGGCTTTGACGAAGACTCCGTAAAAGAGGAAGTCGGCGTATCTGAATTGTTCGGTGAAGCAGGCTATTCTTATTTAGAGCGTACTTGGGCTCGCCCAACGTTAGAAGTAAATGGTGTATTCGGTGGATTCTCTGGTGAAGGCATTAAAACTGTACTTCCTGCTGAAGCTGGTGCAAAAATTACTTGCCGACTAGTACCAAATCAGGAGCCAGAAGAAATCGTTGCTTTATTAAAAGCACATATCGACAAACATAAGCCTGCCGGTGTAGACGTAACGATTTCAGAATTCGATAAAGGCCGTCCATTTTTAACACCATTTGATCATCCATTTATTCAAGCAGCCGGTCGTTCCTACGAAAAAGTTTATAATGTACCTACCGCTTACACACGTGGTGGTGGTTCGATTCCAATCGTTGCTGCCTTTGATGAAATTTTAGATTTACCAGTTGTTTTAATGGGCTTTGGTCTATCGAGCGAAAACTTCCATGCACCAAACGAGCATTTCCATTTAGAAAACTTCGATAAAGGTTTACGTGTATTAGGAGACTATTTATATGAGGTTGCAGCACTAAGTCAATCGTAA
- a CDS encoding MDR family MFS transporter: MSLSSTSPANPKIDLRNIKQGPIVFALILGAFVSLLNETLLGNALPILMNEFNVTASTIQWLTTAYMLVVGILVPITALLQQWFTTRQMFLSAMLTFFIGTLIAAISPSFFFLLIGRIIQAFGTGLMLPLLMNTILTIYPSEKRGTAMGLVGLVMLLAPAIGPTLSGVIVDSMDWRWLFYIVIPLTILSILIAFKYLQNVTELKRPKVDYLSIILSTLGFGGIVYSFSASGDLGWSDIKVLSSIIIGVLSLILFSIRQLKIENPILDLRAFSFPMFTLPVVLMFIVMMTMFSTMALLPMFLQTVLLVTAFKSGLLMLPGSIISGIMGPISGRLFDKYRAKAIIIPGIMLVTIGVFLFTTNNADTSIWKIIVMHSLLMVGIIFVMTSQTFGLNQLTPNLYPHGTAIFNTLSQVAGAIGTALGISKMSSGTSAYMEESLDPTNPIEKINGLTAGFQDAFTMGLSLILIALILSLFIKEQKKKVS, translated from the coding sequence ATGAGCCTATCATCTACGAGTCCTGCTAACCCTAAGATTGATCTTAGAAACATAAAACAAGGTCCGATTGTTTTCGCATTAATATTAGGAGCATTTGTCTCCTTATTGAACGAAACATTGCTTGGAAATGCTTTACCGATCTTAATGAATGAATTTAATGTAACAGCGTCTACGATTCAATGGCTTACTACAGCCTACATGCTAGTTGTGGGTATTTTAGTACCAATAACGGCTTTATTGCAGCAATGGTTCACTACAAGACAGATGTTTTTATCCGCCATGCTAACATTTTTTATAGGAACTTTAATAGCAGCCATTTCTCCATCTTTTTTCTTTTTATTAATAGGTCGAATAATTCAAGCCTTTGGTACAGGCTTAATGCTTCCCCTATTAATGAATACTATCTTAACAATTTATCCATCTGAAAAACGCGGAACTGCAATGGGATTAGTTGGTCTTGTTATGCTCCTTGCACCAGCAATCGGCCCTACTTTATCAGGTGTTATTGTTGACTCTATGGATTGGCGGTGGCTATTTTATATCGTTATTCCGTTAACTATCCTGTCAATCCTTATTGCATTTAAATATCTACAAAATGTAACAGAACTCAAGAGACCTAAAGTTGATTATTTATCTATTATATTATCGACATTAGGTTTTGGTGGTATTGTATATAGTTTTAGTGCTTCTGGTGACCTGGGCTGGTCAGATATAAAAGTGCTATCTTCAATAATAATTGGCGTTTTATCATTAATCTTATTTTCTATACGTCAGTTAAAAATTGAAAATCCTATATTAGACCTGCGAGCGTTTAGCTTTCCGATGTTCACTTTACCCGTAGTGCTAATGTTCATCGTTATGATGACCATGTTTTCTACTATGGCGTTGTTACCTATGTTTTTACAAACAGTATTATTAGTAACAGCTTTTAAATCAGGATTACTCATGCTACCGGGTAGTATTATCAGTGGGATTATGGGCCCAATTTCAGGTAGACTATTTGATAAATATAGAGCTAAGGCAATTATTATCCCTGGGATTATGCTAGTAACCATTGGCGTATTCTTATTTACAACGAACAATGCAGATACATCAATTTGGAAAATTATTGTCATGCACAGTTTACTAATGGTAGGAATTATTTTTGTTATGACGTCCCAAACATTTGGCCTAAACCAACTAACACCTAATCTATATCCGCACGGCACCGCAATTTTCAATACTTTATCGCAAGTTGCTGGCGCAATTGGTACTGCTTTAGGGATTTCTAAAATGTCTTCTGGTACATCTGCTTATATGGAAGAATCCCTTGATCCAACCAATCCAATTGAAAAAATAAATGGCCTAACTGCAGGATTCCAAGATGCATTTACGATGGGATTATCTTTAATACTTATTGCTTTAATATTATCCCTGTTTATAAAAGAACAGAAAAAGAAGGTTAGCTGA
- a CDS encoding nitroreductase family protein: MSEQFLSVRDAIINRRSIKKFNGQLVKRDDLLGIVDDAVWAPNHGNREPWRLVIACDDDLVALHQLLRELAVPKWQELSSEDLAKQMAKFTLPGGYAFVIVPEDARQKERLEDYAAASIFIQNIQLLAWDKGIGSCWKTPGFLDNPKFREALKVQPGERVIAMLQVGYFDEVPKGKERKTSAQFVTNFGE; this comes from the coding sequence ATGAGCGAACAATTTTTATCGGTAAGAGATGCAATTATAAATCGCCGTTCAATTAAGAAGTTTAATGGGCAATTGGTGAAACGTGATGATTTACTGGGCATTGTTGACGATGCTGTCTGGGCACCGAACCATGGTAATCGTGAACCGTGGCGTTTAGTTATTGCTTGCGATGATGATTTAGTTGCACTACATCAGCTATTACGAGAGCTAGCTGTTCCAAAATGGCAGGAGCTTTCGAGTGAAGATTTAGCGAAGCAAATGGCAAAATTCACATTGCCTGGTGGCTATGCATTTGTTATTGTGCCAGAGGATGCACGTCAAAAAGAGCGTTTAGAAGATTACGCAGCAGCGAGTATTTTTATTCAAAATATCCAGCTGTTAGCTTGGGATAAAGGTATTGGCTCTTGCTGGAAAACACCAGGCTTCTTAGATAATCCTAAATTCCGTGAAGCATTAAAAGTACAGCCAGGTGAACGTGTAATAGCGATGTTACAGGTCGGTTATTTTGATGAAGTACCAAAAGGTAAAGAACGAAAAACATCAGCACAGTTTGTAACGAATTTTGGTGAATAA
- a CDS encoding DUF2804 domain-containing protein — translation MKQHAEKEILQPTLLCDKKGNLNPAAIGFARKPLINSNLSGHIMRKKKWNYWCIYGDEILFSATISHLDYAAVCFVYFLEYETQRYFEKTITIPLGGKLKMPTHVLESVSFTNSEMTIDMTYIQNETHLSVSIPTFDGDALRANLIIQHPPSDESLNVVIPWNRRTFQFTGKHHILPTSGEVIIGNRHFTFTPEESFAVLDYGRGVWPREATWNWGMASQRVRGRRIGLNLGGKWTDGTGMTENAVFVDGKMTKIHEDLLFTYDREDYMQRWTVKTKFSNQVSLTFSPFFERVAATNAKLVKSEVHQMFGYYDGTILLANGETLVIKQMLGCIEEHQAKW, via the coding sequence GTGAAGCAGCATGCTGAGAAAGAAATTTTACAGCCTACTCTTTTATGCGATAAAAAAGGGAATTTAAATCCAGCTGCTATTGGATTTGCACGAAAACCTCTCATAAATAGCAATTTAAGCGGACATATCATGCGTAAAAAGAAATGGAACTATTGGTGCATCTATGGCGATGAGATTTTATTCTCCGCAACGATTAGTCATCTCGATTACGCAGCTGTGTGCTTCGTGTATTTCCTTGAATATGAAACTCAGCGCTATTTTGAAAAAACAATAACAATTCCACTCGGTGGCAAGCTCAAAATGCCAACACATGTACTGGAATCGGTATCTTTCACGAATAGTGAAATGACAATTGATATGACCTATATTCAAAACGAAACACATTTATCTGTTTCAATCCCTACTTTTGATGGCGATGCCTTGCGTGCCAATTTAATTATTCAGCATCCACCTTCAGACGAATCGTTAAATGTCGTCATTCCTTGGAATCGTAGGACATTTCAATTTACAGGAAAGCATCATATTCTTCCTACTTCAGGAGAAGTAATCATCGGCAATCGCCACTTTACGTTTACCCCTGAAGAAAGCTTTGCTGTACTTGATTATGGACGTGGTGTTTGGCCACGGGAAGCCACTTGGAATTGGGGCATGGCATCTCAACGTGTTCGAGGTAGACGCATCGGGCTCAACTTAGGTGGTAAATGGACAGATGGTACTGGCATGACTGAAAATGCTGTTTTTGTGGATGGGAAGATGACAAAAATACACGAAGATTTGCTGTTCACTTATGATCGAGAGGATTATATGCAACGATGGACAGTCAAAACAAAATTTTCAAATCAAGTATCTCTAACATTCTCTCCATTTTTCGAACGGGTTGCCGCAACTAACGCAAAACTTGTTAAATCAGAAGTACATCAAATGTTTGGTTATTATGATGGAACGATTTTATTAGCTAATGGTGAAACATTAGTTATTAAGCAAATGCTAGGATGTATCGAAGAACATCAAGCAAAATGGTAA
- the helD gene encoding RNA polymerase recycling motor HelD — MTAQHPDFQAELERLAYTQNYMQQILNESQRDLQSAQENIRKSMADLDYLDSSLSYLNILTNARFFEMARNQKEGLEAVQKKPYFARIHFQKTGDPEEFLYIGKTSLFHRETHEPIIVDWRSPVANVYYDGRLGDMEYDVRGEVHKGHLFAKRQYKIEDGVLLDIRDIDLTTNDELLQEALAGKADVRLTEIVSTIQKEQNDIIRAHLRQPIIVQGAAGSGKTTIALHRISYFLYTMGEHFNPEQLMILAPNKLFIDYIGDVLPELGVDKICQTTFADYVLAATKLKLKLRNPNEQLESLVIGGADQPTPWISEVKGSLYYRDIIERYLQKIELQIAEQFEDVYIEKYRIMRASHLKKLFLYEFSYMPIEKRLAHIKKVLASHVRQKKQAVLNTLHAKYDEALGKALNGIRDAEKRKHIVTKFIDERDERLPAIEKEAKSTVAVYMRRFTKYNVKTVYRTLLTNAELLAEIAPEWHYMEQQQFLQAHAKEQWMLEDLAALYYLQAKLKGIADEWKMRVVFIDEVQDYSLFQLAALKAGLETDMFTMVGDLAQGIHSYRSLTAWEPVQNLFPRASFRTLQKSYRTTIEIMEVANKILMQMDEQLPLVEPVVRHGDAPTFVQAASFNTQQIREIFASIRANGHQSIALICKTTAEAKSMQQALTNDAIPCQLLTEDESINQQVLLVVPSHLAKGLEFDAVIVAAFDTPFFDSKIDRKLLYVALTRAMHELYLIGPTKKAFLLEN, encoded by the coding sequence ATGACTGCACAACACCCGGATTTTCAGGCTGAGTTAGAGCGCCTTGCATACACGCAAAATTATATGCAACAGATTTTAAATGAATCGCAACGAGACCTGCAATCTGCACAAGAAAATATACGAAAGTCTATGGCGGATTTAGATTATCTAGATTCAAGTTTAAGTTATTTAAACATTTTAACAAATGCTCGTTTTTTTGAAATGGCTCGCAATCAAAAAGAAGGTTTAGAGGCTGTACAAAAAAAGCCTTACTTTGCCCGCATTCACTTTCAAAAAACGGGCGATCCTGAAGAGTTTTTGTATATCGGAAAAACATCCTTATTTCATCGTGAAACACATGAACCTATTATTGTCGATTGGCGTTCGCCTGTAGCAAATGTCTATTACGACGGCCGTCTTGGTGATATGGAATATGATGTTCGCGGAGAAGTTCATAAAGGACATTTATTTGCCAAACGACAATATAAAATTGAAGATGGCGTATTGCTCGATATTCGGGATATTGACTTAACAACAAATGATGAATTACTACAAGAAGCATTGGCAGGAAAAGCAGATGTACGCTTAACAGAAATCGTCTCTACTATTCAAAAAGAACAAAACGATATAATACGCGCTCATCTGCGTCAGCCAATTATTGTCCAAGGTGCTGCCGGTAGTGGGAAAACAACGATTGCTTTACACCGTATCTCGTACTTCCTCTATACGATGGGCGAACATTTTAATCCTGAGCAGCTCATGATTTTAGCACCGAATAAGCTTTTTATTGATTATATTGGAGATGTCCTCCCAGAGCTTGGTGTTGATAAAATATGCCAAACAACATTTGCAGACTATGTCCTTGCCGCAACAAAACTAAAGTTAAAGCTACGCAATCCGAATGAACAATTGGAATCACTCGTAATAGGCGGTGCTGATCAGCCAACTCCTTGGATTTCTGAAGTGAAGGGCTCCCTTTATTATCGCGATATAATCGAACGATATTTACAAAAAATTGAATTGCAAATAGCTGAACAATTCGAGGATGTCTATATTGAAAAATATCGTATAATGCGGGCTTCACATTTAAAAAAATTATTCTTATATGAATTTTCTTATATGCCGATTGAAAAACGGTTAGCCCATATTAAAAAGGTACTTGCAAGTCATGTTCGGCAAAAGAAACAAGCCGTCTTAAATACGTTGCATGCAAAATACGATGAAGCCCTTGGAAAAGCGCTTAATGGTATTCGTGATGCTGAGAAACGAAAACACATTGTTACAAAATTTATCGATGAACGCGATGAACGTTTACCCGCCATTGAAAAGGAAGCAAAATCTACCGTTGCTGTCTATATGCGCCGCTTTACAAAATATAATGTAAAAACAGTCTATCGTACGCTGCTAACGAATGCTGAGCTATTAGCAGAAATCGCACCAGAATGGCATTATATGGAACAACAACAATTTTTACAAGCACACGCTAAAGAGCAATGGATGTTAGAAGATTTAGCTGCCCTCTATTATTTACAAGCAAAGCTAAAAGGGATTGCAGATGAATGGAAAATGCGCGTTGTCTTTATCGATGAAGTACAGGACTACAGTCTATTCCAGCTAGCCGCTCTAAAAGCAGGGCTAGAAACGGATATGTTTACAATGGTAGGTGATTTAGCACAAGGAATTCATAGCTATCGTTCCCTAACCGCTTGGGAGCCTGTGCAAAATTTATTTCCCCGCGCTAGCTTTAGAACACTTCAAAAAAGTTACCGAACAACCATTGAAATTATGGAGGTCGCTAACAAAATTTTAATGCAAATGGATGAGCAACTGCCATTAGTTGAGCCTGTAGTCCGTCATGGAGATGCTCCAACATTTGTACAGGCAGCTTCCTTTAATACGCAGCAAATTAGAGAAATTTTCGCTTCCATTAGAGCAAACGGGCACCAATCAATCGCCTTAATTTGTAAAACTACGGCTGAAGCCAAATCAATGCAACAGGCGTTAACGAATGACGCGATTCCTTGTCAACTTCTCACAGAAGATGAATCGATTAATCAGCAAGTATTACTTGTTGTACCAAGCCATTTAGCAAAAGGTCTTGAGTTTGATGCTGTCATTGTTGCTGCCTTTGATACGCCCTTCTTTGATTCGAAAATTGATAGAAAATTACTTTATGTGGCATTAACTCGTGCCATGCATGAGCTATATTTAATTGGTCCTACGAAAAAGGCATTTCTATTAGAAAATTAA
- a CDS encoding glycerophosphodiester phosphodiesterase, translating into MDLFAHRGVSAHYPENTKAAFYAASKLPIAGIELDVHVTADGELVVIHDETIDRTSNGSGYVKDFTLQQLRAYDYGSWFAAQFQGESIPTLGEVLEIFVATHHRINIELKTDVFPYEGIEALVLKEIATHQMTERVIISSFNHESLQTVYQMAPYIETAALFAEVLVDFTTYTATIPANAIHVSLPTAFRKPIATALEKEATVRVYTVNDVKYAQQLQQLGIQALFTDDPEAILDGINKD; encoded by the coding sequence TTGGATTTATTTGCCCATCGTGGCGTTTCAGCTCATTATCCCGAAAATACAAAAGCCGCTTTTTATGCAGCATCTAAGCTACCAATTGCAGGTATTGAATTGGATGTTCATGTCACCGCAGATGGTGAGCTTGTAGTGATTCATGATGAAACAATTGACCGAACATCTAATGGTTCTGGTTATGTAAAAGATTTTACACTTCAGCAACTGCGTGCATATGATTATGGTTCGTGGTTTGCAGCACAATTTCAAGGTGAAAGTATTCCTACATTAGGTGAAGTTTTAGAGATTTTTGTCGCTACACACCATCGTATCAATATTGAGTTAAAAACGGATGTCTTTCCTTACGAAGGAATTGAGGCGCTTGTATTAAAGGAAATAGCGACGCACCAAATGACGGAGAGGGTCATTATTTCTTCCTTTAACCATGAATCGCTTCAAACTGTATATCAGATGGCGCCATACATTGAAACGGCTGCCTTATTTGCGGAGGTTTTAGTCGATTTTACAACCTATACAGCAACCATTCCTGCTAATGCGATTCATGTTAGTTTACCTACTGCATTTAGGAAACCTATAGCAACAGCACTAGAGAAAGAGGCAACCGTGCGTGTTTACACCGTTAATGACGTTAAGTATGCACAGCAATTGCAACAGCTCGGCATACAAGCCCTATTTACAGATGACCCAGAAGCTATACTAGATGGAATCAATAAAGATTAA